DNA from Rosa rugosa chromosome 6, drRosRugo1.1, whole genome shotgun sequence:
AAAGATCTAAGCAAAATTGCACATATATTTGATTCTTTCTGAACAGACCAGTTCTCTTGCTAGCAGCTCTACCAGGAGTAAAAACTTTTATACTGATCACCCACAAACTTTATCCACTTTGAACACCTGCCTATCAATATAATACATGTTCCAAAGAAAGACCATACATTTTGTTTCTTAAATGTAATGTAACAAACTACCATAAGGTGATCTTCCACAACTCGGAGTACCTCTTCATTTCTCCTCAAACTCAACATCAATGATCTCCGGCTCTTTCTTTGACGAAGAAGAGCCTCTCCTATCTCTGTTAAAGAAGTCCGGTCCTCCTCCTTTCTTTGGCTGCCACACAGTGTTTCCGCAGCTTTGACATCGAATTACTTGGTTCTTGTAACCAACAAATTGCCTCTTGCAAGCAGGACAAGCCCCCTGTCCAAGTTTTCAGCAAAAAGAACCCTTTAGCCAtttgaacaaatatctgataaAACTTACAAACTTCGAATTGCCTAATCCCTAACGAATAGCACAAATTACAATGTCTAAGCCAGGCAAGTAATTATACCTTAATAACAAGGTTATTGGCAACAGCTCCAATGACTAGAGGAGCAGCAAATGGCAGCACCCATGTAGCGAATATCAGACCCCGAAAAAGCCACCCAGATAATGCAAGCCACAGGAAGAAAATCGTCTTCAAAATCATCCAAAAAACAGAACAAAATTAAACATTTGAGCTCAAATTCAACACCTTTACCACAAAATTCAAGGTTAAAACTTTTCTTACCGCAAAGCTTCTCCCAACTGGGGTGTCCAAGAAATCACTAAGCTGCTTCCTGTActgcaacaacaccaaaaacAATTCAGCAcccaaaacgacgtcgtagCATACATAATAAACCAAAGCAAGAACAAAGAGAAGAACAAACCCTCGGCAAATTTCTGGCGAAATCCATAGAAAAAGCGCGCCAGCGGGTCCCAATCTCGAAGTCCCTATCAATCTCGCGCGCGCGAATCATGGCGGACTGAGCGAGAGAATCGAGCCGCCGCGAAACGGAGTACTGCCGGTCCAACCGCTCGGCGGTTTTCTTGGCCTCGAACAAGAACCGTTCGAATCCGTCGTTGGCGGACCGCCACGCGTCCTGCCAGGCCTCGCCGGAGGCTATCCGCTTCGCGAAGCCGTCGATGTCGCTGCGCTGAAAGGCCTGGATTTTCGACACCTGGCGGGCTGCCCCGATTGGGATTCGGGCTCTTCCGCCGCTGCTGGCCCGGCCCAGCGGAAGCGGCGCCGCCGCTAGTTGAGGGCATCGGAGATTGGTGGTCGCCATTTTAAGGGCTTCAGAGCCTCACAGGTTGTTATTCtccgacttcttcttcttcttcagattaGAGCTGGAGCAAAGCTCGAACCTTGATCAATCAAAAATGTTCTTTGCTGCTCATACAAGACGATAAGTCCCAACTTCTTGCAAGTAAAACGCCGTGTCGTATATTTGTAAACAAGCAATGACGTCATATAAACCTGTGCGATGTGCAGTGTACGTTTGTAAACAAGCAGTCGACAATGTGTCATATAAGACAACTAGTCTCGTACCCGTGCGATACATTCAAACCTAAGTAAGACTCACGGTTATTCTCTAAGTAATTCTTAAGTTACacttatggcacgtttacttacttggaatggaaaataatcatgaatcggagacaagtggaatgggagaagaaatgaatcggAATTGATTCCGgagaatgattcctaaacccatctccccccttcgtaatcgaattcctgagtattcaggaatcgattcctgataaataggtgggacctacaccgattcccattccttcatgtgttagtaaacacaggaattcttttacctggaatcattccgattcctttatgtgttagtaaacacagggatatttttactccgtaatcattccattacattccattccattccaagtaagtaaacgtgcccttagggggatgtattcaattcagattttaaaagattttgtttgagtttttataatccatgaatttacttaatccacggattgtttaaattctatatggactctaattgattctaatggattgatttactagtatttatTTAGATTTTGCAagtccttatgatgtttttggtgggttaaatttttttttcttcttctttaaaagcaatggatgtatggatccaactacaATGCTATATCAGTGAcaaaaaagtatatatatatatatatatatatgacaatctaccattctttatgttgtgtattatatgaataataagataaaactaatcaaccaaaatgttacacaaaaaataaagtagtaaactaatgacataatttatttcatatctaatttacaaaagaaacatgtgtgtatgtaacggcctattctggctttagatgaatatatgtatatatatcggcacccggcttcgggtttgttaaaaaaaaaaaaacatatgtgtatgtatcatcttccAGAACTAtagttataaaaataaaaaaattattagatgagagcagaggcagaggcaAAGAAGGATAGTGGGAAAATATgtctaagacaaaatggatgagtgtcacctattgagagctgcttttttttttttttttggtgaagagcttcttcattttttgagtgagaaagaatccatcaaaatctcttgagaagtggttggattgtttttgagttttgatatgtataaaaagcactataaaatcctccaaaatccagcatttaatgaaatccttaaaattccgtatacttttgaatatctgcagatttgaatggataattttaaatcttaattgaatacatcaagattttaaaggattgtttaaaatctcaattgaatacccatagactttcaaaatacaaaaaaatcttgtagactcttaaatgaatacaccccccttaaagTTGAGCAAAACTCGAATCTTTATCAATTAAAAATGCTATTTGCTGCTTATAGCCTTATACAAGACAATAATAagtccacttacccaattttagccttatacccaattttagccttatacccaattttagcttaaaaattgcccacttacccaaaacactctaagagattgcccacttacccaaacactctaagagattatttcctaatatccaattaagtattttttaattcatttttatttatttttgggataattttgccctctccttctttgtcacttagagaaagaagtcattggagaccgGAGTCAAGgtggcggactccggcgactGGTGACCCGTTTCCGGCGACAGGTgagcggactccggcgaccggactggtgaccggattccggggTCTTAATTTATTGCCCcataataatacccagtaaccatattattgtcctccagtaatcatattattgttccctaatactcatattattgcctcccaataatcatattattgcctccaataatcatattattgccctccagtgaattgcataaactcccaaaaccaaaatgaatacactacaggcacaattgattaatttatatgcatattattgcccctcaatactcatattattgcctcctaataatcatattattgccctgcaatagacatgtataactact
Protein-coding regions in this window:
- the LOC133718345 gene encoding uncharacterized protein LOC133718345, coding for MATTNLRCPQLAAAPLPLGRASSGGRARIPIGAARQVSKIQAFQRSDIDGFAKRIASGEAWQDAWRSANDGFERFLFEAKKTAERLDRQYSVSRRLDSLAQSAMIRAREIDRDFEIGTRWRAFSMDFARNLPRYRKQLSDFLDTPVGRSFATIFFLWLALSGWLFRGLIFATWVLPFAAPLVIGAVANNLVIKGACPACKRQFVGYKNQVIRCQSCGNTVWQPKKGGGPDFFNRDRRGSSSSKKEPEIIDVEFEEK